Proteins encoded together in one Kitasatospora albolonga window:
- a CDS encoding terminase translates to MLTLPDVALSSAGQEAVDLAASAGLKLDSWQRFVLDKGMSERADGNWAAPEVCVNVPRQNGKGAVIEARVLWGLFIGGEKQILLSAHEFKTTHNTMKRIERLIEGCPDLRKRVKQFHKTVGREGIELHDGRELKYIARSRGSGRGFTADCVIFDECMILGDDAMSALAPTSDAVENSQLWYLGSAGIGHLSQQMARLRKRCLTSLESGVPDPVLAYMEWSINQHRAECMPGCTEHDDIDSVQSLLRANPGVGYRLQVEKSMQRRLTMGDHLYARERLGVGEYPSDEADTWQVIGEDAWRSLAAAESAPEGEVVFAIDATPEQDYAAIAVAGRWRGGTHVEVAHHQPGMGWVVAKAKRMHEEHKPRCWVVDAGGPAGALIQELEEELGIKVVSPKMREVAQAAGQFFNAVADQSISHIDQPPLATALAGAQKRPLGEAWAWARRGVSVDISPLVAVTNAKWGLGVEVEETGDVVDNVW, encoded by the coding sequence CGACAAGGGCATGAGCGAACGGGCGGACGGGAACTGGGCCGCGCCCGAGGTGTGCGTGAACGTCCCGAGGCAGAACGGGAAGGGCGCCGTCATCGAGGCCCGCGTTCTGTGGGGCCTGTTCATCGGCGGTGAGAAGCAGATCCTGCTGTCCGCCCACGAGTTCAAGACGACGCACAACACGATGAAGCGCATCGAGCGTCTCATCGAGGGGTGTCCTGACCTGCGGAAACGCGTCAAGCAGTTCCACAAGACGGTGGGGCGTGAGGGTATCGAGCTGCACGACGGGCGTGAGCTGAAGTACATCGCCCGCTCCCGGGGCTCCGGCCGAGGCTTCACCGCCGACTGTGTGATCTTCGACGAGTGCATGATCCTCGGTGACGACGCCATGTCCGCGCTGGCCCCGACCTCGGATGCGGTCGAGAACAGCCAGCTCTGGTACCTGGGAAGCGCTGGCATCGGTCATCTCTCCCAGCAAATGGCGCGGCTGCGCAAGCGGTGTCTGACCTCGCTGGAGAGCGGAGTGCCCGACCCGGTGCTCGCCTACATGGAGTGGTCGATCAACCAGCACCGGGCCGAGTGCATGCCCGGGTGCACGGAACACGACGACATTGACTCGGTGCAGTCACTGCTGCGTGCGAATCCTGGTGTCGGCTACCGGCTCCAGGTCGAGAAGAGCATGCAGCGGAGGCTGACGATGGGCGACCACCTGTACGCCCGTGAGCGCCTCGGTGTGGGCGAGTACCCGTCGGATGAGGCGGACACGTGGCAGGTCATCGGGGAGGACGCGTGGCGGTCGCTGGCGGCTGCGGAGTCGGCTCCGGAGGGTGAGGTCGTGTTCGCGATCGACGCGACCCCGGAGCAGGACTATGCGGCCATTGCGGTGGCCGGGCGGTGGCGGGGCGGTACGCACGTGGAGGTTGCGCATCACCAGCCGGGGATGGGGTGGGTGGTGGCGAAGGCGAAGCGGATGCATGAGGAGCACAAGCCGCGGTGCTGGGTGGTTGATGCTGGGGGTCCGGCGGGGGCGCTGATCCAGGAGCTGGAGGAAGAGCTGGGCATCAAAGTCGTGTCGCCGAAGATGCGGGAGGTCGCCCAGGCGGCCGGGCAGTTCTTCAACGCGGTGGCCGACCAGTCCATCTCTCACATCGATCAGCCGCCTCTGGCGACGGCGCTGGCGGGGGCGCAGAAGCGTCCGCTGGGTGAGGCGTGGGCGTGGGCGAGGCGCGGTGTCAGCGTGGATATCAGCCCGTTGGTGGCGGTGACGAACGCGAAGTGGGGCCTCGGTGTCGAGGTCGAGGAGACCGGTGACGTAGTGGACAACGTGTGGTGA
- a CDS encoding phage portal protein, with amino-acid sequence MSWWWPFRRAATRAITYQDVWGSGGDALQLAGRGQERALRLAPVYAATRLLSDSVAAMPLKSYIGEGTSRLPIPSPQIFTRPAAVGTRYDWLHRCMTSLTLRGNAYGLVVSQDVNGWPDQVEWLHPDDVHVEDNMAPVPVWFYKGRRLEPGQMFHIPAYTLPGQILGLSPIAYFATTTDTGLLAQEFGRDWFANGSTPAAVLETDKEVSKDNAAILKARFKEAAQGRDIVALGLGTKYRPISVPANESQFLETIKASANQIAAIYGVPPEKIGGTTGNSLTYTTVEQNSIDLLTWTLRPWLTRLEEALSTLRPAAEEAKFNADAMLRTDLLSRVKAHGMALDQGWRNRDEVRAIEDEAPLPNGLGQTYLPLSSAMSVSLDPEQANARNVVEMVQKLGSGVGVLLTADEARQILNQAGANLTGSYSPPPVAEEP; translated from the coding sequence ATGAGCTGGTGGTGGCCCTTCCGCCGTGCGGCGACGCGAGCGATTACGTACCAGGATGTGTGGGGCAGCGGCGGGGATGCCTTGCAACTGGCGGGCAGGGGGCAGGAGCGGGCGTTGCGCCTGGCCCCGGTGTACGCGGCTACGCGGCTGCTGTCGGACTCGGTGGCGGCCATGCCTCTGAAGTCGTACATCGGGGAGGGGACGTCTCGCCTGCCGATTCCGTCGCCGCAGATCTTCACCCGGCCCGCGGCGGTCGGTACCCGGTACGACTGGCTGCACCGGTGCATGACGTCGCTGACGCTGCGGGGCAACGCCTACGGCCTGGTGGTGTCGCAGGACGTGAACGGGTGGCCGGACCAGGTGGAGTGGCTGCACCCGGACGATGTGCACGTTGAGGACAACATGGCGCCGGTGCCGGTGTGGTTCTACAAGGGGCGGCGCCTGGAGCCGGGGCAGATGTTCCACATTCCGGCGTACACGCTGCCCGGTCAGATCCTGGGGCTGTCGCCGATCGCGTACTTCGCGACGACGACGGACACCGGGTTGCTGGCGCAGGAGTTCGGGCGGGACTGGTTCGCGAACGGTTCGACTCCGGCGGCGGTCCTGGAGACCGACAAGGAGGTCTCCAAGGACAACGCGGCCATCTTGAAGGCCCGGTTCAAGGAGGCCGCGCAGGGGCGCGACATCGTCGCTCTGGGGCTCGGCACGAAGTACCGGCCGATCTCGGTTCCGGCGAACGAGTCGCAGTTCCTGGAGACGATCAAGGCGTCGGCGAATCAGATCGCCGCGATCTACGGGGTGCCCCCGGAGAAGATCGGCGGGACGACGGGCAACAGCCTTACGTACACGACGGTCGAGCAGAACAGCATCGACCTGCTGACGTGGACGCTGCGCCCGTGGCTGACCCGCCTGGAAGAGGCGCTGTCGACGCTGCGGCCGGCGGCGGAGGAAGCGAAGTTCAACGCGGACGCCATGCTGCGCACGGATCTGCTGTCCCGTGTCAAGGCTCACGGGATGGCTCTGGATCAGGGGTGGCGCAACCGTGATGAGGTCCGTGCGATCGAGGACGAGGCGCCGCTGCCGAACGGTCTGGGGCAGACCTACCTGCCGCTGTCGTCGGCCATGTCGGTCAGCCTGGACCCGGAGCAGGCCAACGCCCGCAACGTCGTGGAGATGGTGCAGAAGCTCGGCTCTGGGGTCGGTGTGCTGCTCACGGCGGACGAGGCCCGGCAGATCCTCAACCAGGCCGGGGCGAACCTCACTGGCAGCTACTCGCCCCCACCAGTCGCGGAGGAACCATGA